Proteins encoded within one genomic window of Pseudomonas cannabina:
- a CDS encoding paraquat-inducible protein A — protein sequence MNGIPFANEHKLCLCHTCGYACQEDARRCPRCDSPVHRRKPDSINRTWAFLIAALIFYIPANVLPVMYTNLLGNRSESTIMSGVIEFFESGSWDIAVLIFVASVVVPCIKFLVLGMLLITCQRRSTWAMRERARLYRFIELIGYWSMLDVLVVALVASLVQFRELSTIEPRLGILFFGLVVVMTMFAAMSFDPRLIWDAEVEDV from the coding sequence ATGAATGGCATCCCTTTCGCCAACGAACACAAACTTTGCCTTTGCCACACCTGCGGCTATGCCTGTCAGGAAGATGCCCGGCGCTGCCCGCGCTGTGACTCACCCGTGCATCGACGTAAGCCGGACAGCATCAACCGCACTTGGGCATTTCTGATCGCTGCGCTGATTTTCTATATTCCGGCCAACGTCCTGCCGGTGATGTACACCAATCTGCTCGGCAACCGCAGCGAGAGCACCATCATGAGTGGTGTGATCGAGTTTTTCGAAAGTGGCTCCTGGGACATTGCCGTGCTGATTTTCGTGGCCAGTGTCGTGGTGCCCTGCATCAAGTTTCTGGTGTTGGGCATGCTGCTCATCACCTGCCAGCGGCGCAGCACCTGGGCAATGCGTGAACGGGCACGCCTGTATCGCTTCATCGAATTGATCGGTTACTGGTCGATGCTCGATGTGCTGGTCGTGGCGCTCGTGGCGTCTCTGGTTCAGTTTCGCGAGCTCAGCACCATCGAGCCGCGTCTCGGCATTCTGTTTTTTGGCTTGGTAGTGGTGATGACGATGTTCGCCGCCATGAGTTTCGATCCCCGGCTTATCTGGGACGCAGAGGTTGAAGATGTCTGA
- a CDS encoding paraquat-inducible protein A encodes MSTVHPTEHSSGLIICEHCDSLYEAQPLKPGEAAFCLRCDAILGRGRRMTIEQLLALTIAAALFFMFANFFPVISISMKGLTNEVTLWQSVEALAQGKITVIALVAGLSIIFAPLLQIVLLFWVLVHAHRGVIAPGFKTCMRALEHLRPWSMLEVCMLGVLVAIIKLSGMLNVHPGLGLWAMAMLMVLILLIANKDIRRLWDELGVPAQ; translated from the coding sequence ATGAGCACTGTGCATCCTACTGAACATTCGTCCGGCCTGATCATCTGCGAACATTGCGATTCGCTTTATGAAGCCCAGCCGCTAAAGCCCGGTGAGGCGGCGTTCTGCCTGCGTTGCGACGCGATACTGGGTCGTGGCCGAAGGATGACCATCGAACAGTTGCTGGCCCTGACCATCGCTGCCGCCCTGTTTTTCATGTTCGCCAATTTTTTTCCGGTGATCAGCATCAGCATGAAAGGGCTGACCAACGAAGTCACCCTCTGGCAATCGGTCGAAGCACTTGCCCAGGGAAAAATCACCGTCATCGCGCTGGTTGCCGGGCTGTCGATCATTTTCGCCCCGCTGCTGCAGATCGTTCTGCTTTTCTGGGTATTGGTGCATGCACACAGAGGTGTCATCGCCCCCGGTTTCAAGACCTGCATGCGAGCGCTGGAACACTTGCGCCCTTGGAGCATGCTCGAAGTGTGCATGCTCGGTGTGCTGGTGGCGATCATCAAGCTGTCCGGGATGCTTAATGTGCATCCCGGCCTGGGCTTGTGGGCCATGGCCATGCTGATGGTGCTGATTCTGCTGATCGCCAACAAGGACATCCGCCGTTTGTGGGATGAGCTCGGAGTGCCTGCGCAATGA
- a CDS encoding protealysin inhibitor emfourin translates to MKVCLVQSGGFAGAVKRCDIDTETLDQPEAEQLRRLVTDSGLDRSSSAFNDAARDLNQYEITIEDKSKAICLTLDEHNVPASARQLLGYLKQRVKPGKP, encoded by the coding sequence ATGAAGGTCTGTCTCGTGCAATCAGGCGGTTTTGCAGGCGCGGTAAAACGCTGTGATATCGACACCGAAACACTTGATCAACCGGAAGCCGAGCAGTTACGGCGGCTGGTGACTGACAGTGGCCTGGATCGCTCGAGCAGTGCCTTCAATGATGCGGCCCGGGATCTCAACCAATACGAGATCACCATCGAGGACAAGTCCAAGGCCATTTGCCTGACCTTAGACGAGCACAACGTACCGGCGTCCGCCCGCCAGTTGCTGGGCTATCTCAAGCAGCGCGTCAAACCCGGTAAGCCCTGA
- a CDS encoding DUF883 family protein, protein MARKTSAQNAADQIKDQAFSELQALIEESDKLLKDSAALVGEDAESIRAQLSLKLKQALDSMASVRDRTKPVVEATETYIGGHPWQTVAISAGFGLVVGLLLGRR, encoded by the coding sequence ATGGCTCGTAAGACTTCTGCCCAAAATGCTGCCGATCAGATCAAGGATCAGGCATTCAGCGAATTGCAGGCCCTCATCGAAGAATCCGACAAACTGCTCAAAGACAGCGCGGCCCTGGTGGGTGAAGATGCTGAAAGCATTCGCGCGCAACTGAGCCTCAAACTCAAGCAGGCGCTTGACTCGATGGCCAGCGTACGTGATCGCACCAAGCCAGTGGTCGAGGCGACCGAAACCTACATCGGTGGTCATCCTTGGCAGACCGTGGCTATTTCTGCAGGTTTTGGTCTGGTGGTAGGCTTGCTGCTCGGCCGTCGTTGA
- a CDS encoding TetR/AcrR family transcriptional regulator codes for MAVDESGNEIEQVTPPKRRRAPKGDMRKQALLDAATVIFARDGYSSASMREVALLAGITTVGLLHHFPSKEALLNALLERRDQRVTSRFQDLTTELTLEGFQKFLKMSMSFSIEDAAECQAALLMNTESLSPSHPAWSWHNERFHLTHQHARGHLSALIEAGEIRADINVKALAQEIFSVMDGLQIQWLRSPEEVDVMAVFDIYVQRLGRDIKAHS; via the coding sequence ATGGCAGTCGACGAATCAGGGAATGAAATCGAACAGGTAACCCCACCCAAGCGCCGCCGGGCACCTAAGGGAGACATGCGCAAGCAGGCCTTGCTGGATGCCGCGACGGTCATTTTTGCCAGAGACGGCTATTCCAGCGCGTCGATGCGCGAGGTGGCGTTACTGGCAGGCATCACGACGGTAGGCCTTCTGCACCACTTTCCCAGCAAGGAAGCACTGCTCAATGCGTTGCTGGAGCGCAGGGATCAGCGCGTCACGTCGAGATTTCAGGACCTGACCACCGAGTTGACGCTCGAGGGCTTTCAGAAATTCCTGAAAATGAGCATGAGCTTCAGCATCGAGGATGCGGCCGAGTGCCAGGCGGCCTTGCTGATGAACACCGAAAGCCTGTCACCTTCGCACCCGGCCTGGTCATGGCACAACGAACGATTCCACCTGACCCACCAGCATGCACGCGGCCACCTGAGCGCCCTGATCGAGGCGGGGGAAATTCGGGCAGATATCAATGTGAAAGCCCTGGCCCAGGAAATTTTCTCGGTCATGGACGGGTTGCAGATTCAGTGGCTGAGAAGCCCGGAAGAGGTAGACGTGATGGCCGTATTCGATATCTACGTGCAACGTCTGGGAAGGGACATCAAGGCTCATTCCTGA
- a CDS encoding beta-glucosidase, with product MIRRPQPAALTQRTLSLSVFKHTLGLSLLTFSVMQANIAHAAATPTTGNEVEARVSSILDNMSQSEKINFTRVNDGHMIPSLLKWGIKGTVAYDSSMGVHVNNATFGAQYPSQSALAATWSINRAKEFGLAIAYETRISGGQQMLSPGANLYRTPYNGRSAEYVSGEDPFLGAVLAPAIVNGIQAQGIQASGKHYLANEQEANRQAVNVNVDERTLRELYLPGFESMVKNANVASIMCGFNKVNGDYACENHHLITEVLKGEWGYQGMVISDFNAIHDAFKGAWAGTDIDMPSGLQFTEANLLPYLWSGQLTQNVIDDKVKRNLRAIVSYDFQDNLNTAKTLEHPEYGMRAALNTAHESIVLLRNENTTAGKPLLPLARSAKIAVIGDWARQAPASPFGTANSPPNSYVTELSGLQQLASNSTDVTFIPEMSLNPASSTWYQPSTGDNGITNSGVKAEYFSNTSLSGDPVLTRVEPGVNLNWTTGTNITDAGTTAVSGFSPVAGAFSARFTSTIKPTVSGAQVFKVRADGPYKLWVNDELVLQSDGVPYSGDVVNAMVTSGKTGALTAGKQYTVKLEYKRVQGNFIPALGGLTGVQMSWAALRPPKDLSKYDAVVVAVGTTYENEGEGSDHGFDLPDQQAELISFVTRANPHTVVVMHGGGVANMQPWANKVGATLQAWFPGQQGGQALAEILYGKVNPSGKLPITIDKDIEDNPSYASYPDPAAYRGDNALTEMTYSEGLYMGYRGYDKKHAKPLYPFGYGLSYTTFGYSDLKLSTNVLTPGSTIDVKFTVTNTGDKAGFEVAQLYVQPVKPAVDRPEKELKGFTKVYLQPGESKTVSIPVDSRSLAYYVDKTDTWDVDAGKFKILVGADSENLTLDRTLITLYPEKLTTRDSNPLPLPLRKAVQVSATQAY from the coding sequence ATGATCCGCCGCCCGCAGCCTGCTGCGCTTACCCAAAGGACCCTTTCCTTGTCCGTCTTCAAGCACACATTGGGGTTGAGCCTGCTGACGTTCAGCGTCATGCAGGCCAATATCGCCCACGCCGCAGCGACCCCGACGACCGGTAACGAGGTCGAGGCGCGCGTCAGCTCGATCCTCGACAACATGAGCCAGTCAGAAAAGATCAACTTCACCCGTGTGAATGACGGTCACATGATCCCTTCACTGCTCAAGTGGGGAATCAAAGGTACCGTGGCGTATGACTCGTCCATGGGCGTTCACGTCAACAACGCCACCTTCGGCGCTCAGTATCCGTCGCAGTCTGCACTGGCGGCGACCTGGAGCATCAACCGGGCGAAAGAGTTCGGCCTGGCCATCGCCTACGAAACGCGGATTTCCGGCGGCCAGCAGATGCTCTCGCCTGGCGCGAACCTGTACCGCACGCCCTACAACGGGCGCTCCGCCGAGTACGTGAGCGGCGAAGATCCGTTCCTCGGTGCCGTACTGGCACCCGCCATCGTCAACGGCATTCAGGCTCAGGGCATTCAGGCCAGCGGCAAGCATTACCTGGCCAACGAACAGGAAGCCAACCGTCAGGCGGTCAATGTCAACGTTGACGAACGCACCCTGCGCGAACTGTACCTGCCGGGCTTCGAGTCGATGGTCAAAAACGCCAACGTGGCGTCGATCATGTGCGGCTTCAACAAAGTCAACGGCGACTATGCGTGCGAAAACCATCACCTGATCACTGAAGTGCTCAAAGGCGAATGGGGCTATCAGGGCATGGTCATCAGTGACTTCAATGCCATCCACGATGCATTTAAAGGTGCATGGGCCGGCACTGACATCGATATGCCGTCCGGCTTGCAGTTTACCGAGGCCAACCTGCTGCCTTACCTGTGGAGCGGCCAGCTCACCCAGAACGTGATAGACGACAAGGTCAAACGCAACCTGCGCGCCATCGTCAGCTATGACTTCCAGGACAACCTGAACACCGCCAAGACCCTTGAGCACCCGGAATACGGCATGCGCGCAGCGCTGAATACCGCGCATGAGTCCATCGTCTTGCTGCGCAACGAAAACACGACTGCCGGCAAACCGCTGCTGCCACTGGCCCGCTCGGCGAAGATCGCAGTGATCGGCGACTGGGCACGTCAGGCTCCGGCATCGCCATTCGGCACCGCCAACTCGCCACCCAATAGCTATGTCACCGAGTTGAGCGGCCTGCAGCAACTGGCGTCCAACAGCACAGATGTCACGTTCATCCCGGAAATGAGCCTGAATCCGGCCAGCTCCACCTGGTATCAACCGTCGACCGGTGACAACGGCATCACTAACTCGGGCGTCAAGGCCGAGTACTTCTCCAACACCAGCCTGTCGGGTGACCCGGTGCTGACCCGTGTCGAACCCGGCGTGAACCTTAACTGGACCACCGGCACTAACATTACCGACGCCGGCACCACCGCGGTCTCCGGCTTTAGCCCGGTGGCAGGCGCGTTCTCGGCGCGGTTTACCTCGACCATCAAGCCAACCGTTTCGGGTGCGCAGGTGTTCAAGGTGCGTGCAGATGGCCCTTACAAACTGTGGGTCAACGATGAGCTGGTGCTGCAAAGCGATGGCGTGCCGTACTCCGGTGACGTCGTCAACGCGATGGTCACTTCCGGGAAGACCGGTGCGCTGACCGCTGGCAAGCAATACACCGTGAAGCTGGAATACAAGCGTGTGCAGGGTAACTTCATCCCGGCGCTGGGCGGTTTGACGGGCGTGCAGATGAGCTGGGCGGCGTTGCGTCCACCCAAGGACCTGTCGAAATACGATGCCGTGGTCGTCGCGGTCGGCACCACGTATGAAAACGAAGGCGAAGGTTCGGACCATGGTTTCGATCTGCCTGACCAACAGGCCGAACTGATCAGCTTCGTCACCCGAGCCAACCCCCACACCGTTGTGGTCATGCACGGTGGCGGCGTCGCCAACATGCAGCCATGGGCCAACAAAGTAGGTGCCACGCTGCAAGCCTGGTTCCCGGGTCAGCAAGGCGGTCAGGCACTGGCCGAGATTCTGTACGGCAAGGTCAACCCATCGGGCAAATTGCCGATCACCATCGACAAGGACATCGAAGATAACCCGAGCTACGCCTCGTATCCGGACCCGGCGGCCTATCGTGGCGACAATGCGTTGACCGAGATGACCTACAGCGAAGGTCTGTACATGGGCTATCGCGGTTATGACAAGAAGCACGCCAAACCGCTGTATCCGTTTGGCTATGGCCTGTCCTACACCACGTTCGGCTACAGCGATCTCAAGCTGTCGACCAATGTGCTGACGCCCGGCTCCACGATTGACGTCAAATTCACCGTGACCAACACCGGCGACAAGGCAGGTTTCGAAGTGGCGCAGCTCTACGTGCAGCCAGTGAAACCGGCTGTAGACCGTCCGGAGAAAGAGCTGAAGGGTTTCACCAAGGTGTATCTGCAGCCTGGTGAGAGCAAGACTGTCAGCATTCCTGTCGACTCACGCTCGCTGGCTTACTACGTTGACAAAACCGATACCTGGGATGTCGATGCCGGAAAGTTCAAGATCCTGGTGGGTGCCGATTCGGAGAATCTGACGCTTGACCGGACGCTGATCACTCTCTACCCCGAAAAACTCACCACGCGCGACAGTAACCCGCTGCCGTTGCCACTGCGCAAAGCCGTACAGGTAAGCGCCACACAAGCTTACTGA
- a CDS encoding IS5-like element ISPsy19 family transposase yields MPKTGRPRSIAAEHYPVLVKLAHAQPYSSQAELALVFFAETGITAHPDTFAKALKMAGITRVKQRAKGSFQSPEPNKAYGYNETHRRQLPEQLYPSCLTDTEWALVADLFESQGGRGVPPLHSRRTLLEACCYVVRTGCSWRMLPRDFPHWDNVYKTFRRWSAQGKFEQMHDRLRAQWREREERADSPSAAILDSQSTRSSPQGGDSGYDAGKKVKGRKRSLIVDTLGLLLAVSISAASVQDRDAADDAVAYSKEKYPSLSTLFVDSAYAGKWAQRTHQLHAIDVQVIRGPNNRRTGQWHSEQGDLFSVEPVQTGFVVMPKRWVVERTHAWNERARRLIMHHDRLFAVSEAWVWLAEARILARRLTT; encoded by the coding sequence ATGCCTAAAACCGGACGTCCTCGCTCGATTGCCGCCGAGCACTATCCCGTGCTGGTGAAACTCGCTCATGCACAGCCCTATTCCAGCCAGGCCGAATTGGCGCTCGTATTCTTCGCCGAAACCGGTATCACTGCGCATCCCGACACCTTTGCAAAAGCGTTGAAAATGGCAGGGATTACGCGTGTAAAGCAGCGGGCCAAGGGAAGTTTTCAGTCACCTGAACCTAATAAAGCCTATGGCTACAATGAAACCCACCGCCGCCAACTGCCGGAGCAGCTATATCCGAGTTGCTTGACAGATACCGAGTGGGCACTGGTCGCCGACCTGTTTGAAAGCCAGGGCGGACGAGGAGTGCCACCGCTTCACTCTCGGCGCACGTTGCTGGAAGCCTGTTGCTATGTCGTACGCACGGGGTGCTCATGGCGAATGCTACCCCGCGATTTTCCTCATTGGGACAATGTCTACAAAACGTTCCGCCGGTGGAGCGCTCAAGGCAAGTTCGAGCAAATGCATGATCGCTTGCGAGCTCAATGGCGTGAGCGGGAAGAACGCGCTGACAGCCCGTCAGCAGCGATCCTGGATTCACAGTCGACCCGCAGTTCTCCTCAAGGCGGTGACAGCGGCTACGACGCAGGCAAAAAAGTGAAGGGGCGTAAACGAAGTCTGATTGTCGATACATTGGGCCTGCTGCTGGCTGTCAGTATCAGTGCTGCAAGCGTGCAGGATCGTGACGCGGCGGATGATGCGGTGGCGTACTCGAAGGAAAAATATCCGTCACTGAGCACGCTTTTTGTTGATAGTGCGTACGCAGGAAAATGGGCACAGCGCACCCATCAACTGCACGCTATCGATGTTCAAGTGATCCGTGGCCCGAATAACAGAAGAACAGGGCAATGGCACTCTGAACAAGGCGATCTATTTTCCGTGGAGCCTGTTCAGACTGGATTTGTGGTCATGCCCAAGCGATGGGTAGTGGAGCGAACTCATGCCTGGAATGAGAGAGCTCGGCGACTGATCATGCATCATGATCGCCTTTTTGCGGTAAGCGAGGCATGGGTTTGGTTGGCCGAGGCTCGAATACTCGCGCGCCGACTCACTACATGA
- a CDS encoding glycoside hydrolase family protein translates to MMLRKLSAQLRTLATPALLALLLGLSIAPAWAADKSAKRGIAYDISSPNDLSALSSGVSWWYNWSPKPHDRLASYDYASMYGVDFIPMVWNDNVDDGQLKLYLQAHPAIRYLLVINEPNLLDQANMTPEAAARFWPRLEQIAAQTGVKLVGPAMNWGTMAGYGDPVLWLDAFYAAYRAMNQNRDPQIDYLAFHWYDYGLAGMLDRLARYGKPVWVTEFANWHGLDDGLQIDSLAKQKQQMADMVATLEGRADVFRYAWFTGRMTQDPHFSSLLSDEGRLTELGQYYLSLPYSE, encoded by the coding sequence ATGATGTTGCGCAAGCTGTCAGCACAACTCCGCACCCTCGCCACTCCTGCCCTTCTCGCCCTGCTGCTCGGTCTATCGATTGCACCCGCATGGGCCGCTGACAAAAGCGCCAAGCGCGGCATTGCCTATGACATTAGCTCGCCCAACGATTTGAGCGCGTTATCGTCAGGCGTGAGCTGGTGGTACAACTGGAGCCCGAAGCCGCATGACCGTCTGGCGTCCTACGATTACGCCTCGATGTACGGCGTGGATTTCATCCCGATGGTCTGGAATGATAACGTCGATGACGGCCAGTTGAAGCTTTACCTGCAGGCACATCCCGCGATTCGCTACCTGCTGGTCATCAATGAGCCCAATCTGCTGGATCAGGCCAACATGACGCCCGAGGCGGCAGCCCGCTTCTGGCCGCGACTGGAACAGATCGCGGCCCAGACCGGGGTCAAGCTGGTCGGCCCGGCCATGAACTGGGGCACCATGGCCGGTTACGGCGACCCGGTGCTCTGGCTCGATGCCTTCTACGCTGCGTACCGCGCCATGAACCAGAACCGTGATCCGCAGATCGATTATCTGGCATTTCATTGGTACGACTATGGCCTGGCCGGAATGCTCGACAGGCTGGCCCGATACGGCAAACCAGTGTGGGTCACGGAGTTCGCCAACTGGCATGGGCTCGATGACGGCCTGCAGATTGACTCTCTCGCGAAGCAGAAGCAGCAAATGGCTGACATGGTGGCCACCCTCGAGGGCCGCGCGGACGTCTTCAGGTACGCCTGGTTCACCGGGCGCATGACTCAGGACCCGCATTTCTCCAGCCTGTTGAGTGATGAGGGCAGACTGACCGAACTGGGCCAGTACTATCTCTCGCTCCCGTACAGCGAGTAA
- a CDS encoding LEA type 2 family protein — translation MSQYPIRALLSGLLVLTLSACALMPQRDPLNINVVGIEPIPGQGLELRMAVTLRVQNPNDTEINYTGVALDLDVNGRLLASGVSNQNGTVGRFSEAVLVVPVSVSAFAALRQALGLTQSQRLDNLPYTLRGKLAGGLFGTLRFSDSGKLDLRQTEGDPW, via the coding sequence ATGTCGCAATACCCGATCCGTGCCCTGCTCTCGGGCCTGCTCGTTCTGACCCTGAGCGCGTGCGCACTGATGCCCCAGCGGGACCCGCTCAACATCAACGTCGTGGGAATCGAGCCTATTCCCGGACAGGGACTGGAATTACGCATGGCCGTCACATTACGTGTGCAAAATCCCAACGATACCGAGATCAACTACACCGGCGTAGCGCTGGATCTGGACGTGAACGGCAGGCTGCTGGCCTCAGGTGTCAGTAATCAGAATGGCACGGTAGGACGTTTCTCCGAGGCCGTGCTGGTGGTGCCGGTCAGCGTGTCGGCTTTTGCGGCCTTGCGTCAGGCACTGGGTTTGACGCAAAGCCAGCGCCTCGACAACCTGCCGTACACCTTGCGTGGCAAGCTGGCTGGCGGCCTGTTCGGCACTCTGCGCTTCAGCGACAGCGGCAAGCTGGACCTGCGTCAGACAGAGGGCGATCCGTGGTGA
- a CDS encoding acetyl-CoA C-acyltransferase — translation MSIARTNPHHDPVVIVSAARTPMGGFQGDLQSLSAVRLGSAAIRATVERAGLNPADVEEVLLGCVLPAGLGQAPARQAALGAGLSTATVCSTVNKMCGSGMQTTIMAHDLLLAGSAEIVVAGGMESMSNAPYLLDRARGGYRMGHGKLLDHMFLDGLEDAYEPGRLMGTYAEDCAQLHGFTREAQDAFAVTSLTRAQQAITNGLFDAEIVPVQVTAGKESRLITQDEQPPKARLDKIPTLKPAFREGGTVTAANASSISDGAAALLLMRQSHAQQRGLQPLAVIHAHAAFADAPGLFPTAPIGAIQRLLSKTGWSLSDVDLFEINEAFAVVALVAMSTLGIPHEKVNLNGGACALGHPIGASGARIIVTLLAALRNRQLKRGIAAICIGGGEATAMAVELIY, via the coding sequence ATGTCCATCGCAAGGACGAACCCGCATCACGATCCGGTGGTCATTGTCAGCGCTGCACGCACGCCCATGGGCGGGTTTCAGGGTGATTTGCAAAGCCTCAGCGCTGTACGGCTGGGCTCGGCGGCGATTCGCGCCACGGTCGAGCGCGCCGGTCTGAATCCTGCCGATGTCGAGGAAGTGCTGTTGGGTTGCGTGCTGCCAGCCGGGCTCGGCCAGGCCCCGGCCAGACAGGCCGCGCTGGGTGCAGGATTAAGCACTGCGACGGTGTGCAGCACGGTCAACAAGATGTGTGGGTCCGGCATGCAGACCACCATCATGGCGCATGACCTGTTGCTGGCGGGCAGCGCGGAGATTGTTGTGGCCGGTGGCATGGAAAGCATGTCCAACGCGCCGTACCTGCTGGATCGCGCCCGAGGCGGTTATCGCATGGGCCACGGCAAACTGCTCGATCACATGTTTCTCGACGGTCTGGAGGACGCTTACGAACCGGGTCGGCTAATGGGTACTTACGCCGAGGATTGCGCGCAGCTCCACGGCTTCACGCGAGAGGCGCAGGATGCTTTTGCCGTAACCTCATTGACGCGCGCTCAGCAGGCCATCACCAACGGGCTGTTCGACGCCGAGATCGTTCCGGTGCAGGTCACCGCAGGCAAGGAGTCCAGGCTGATCACTCAGGACGAGCAACCCCCCAAGGCGCGGCTGGACAAGATTCCGACGCTCAAACCGGCGTTTCGCGAGGGCGGAACGGTCACCGCGGCCAACGCCAGTTCGATCTCGGACGGTGCCGCAGCGCTGTTGCTGATGCGTCAGTCGCACGCGCAGCAGCGGGGTCTGCAACCGCTGGCAGTGATCCATGCGCATGCCGCTTTCGCCGATGCGCCGGGCCTGTTTCCCACCGCGCCAATCGGCGCAATTCAGCGTCTGCTGAGCAAGACCGGCTGGAGCCTGAGCGACGTCGACCTGTTCGAAATCAACGAAGCCTTTGCGGTCGTTGCACTGGTGGCAATGAGCACACTGGGCATTCCTCACGAGAAGGTCAACCTCAACGGCGGGGCCTGCGCGCTGGGCCATCCGATTGGCGCATCGGGCGCGCGCATCATCGTGACCCTGCTCGCGGCGCTGCGTAACAGGCAGCTAAAACGCGGTATAGCCGCCATCTGTATTGGCGGTGGTGAAGCGACCGCGATGGCCGTTGAATTGATCTATTAA
- a CDS encoding enoyl-CoA hydratase translates to MGYETILIETVKNVGVITLNRPKALNALNARLIDELNHALDAFEADSAIGCIVLTGSEKAFAAGADIKEMVDLTYPQIYLDDLFRESDRVAARRKPMVAAVAGFALGGGCELALMCDFILAAENARFGQPEINLGVLPGMGGTQRLTRAVGKAKAMEMCLTGRLIDAHEAERAGLVARVLPLEQLLPEALAVAAVIAEKSLPVAMLVKESVNRAFEVSLAEGIRFERRVFHATFASHDQKEGMAAFIDKRKPDFKDC, encoded by the coding sequence ATGGGTTATGAAACGATTCTCATCGAGACAGTAAAGAACGTCGGCGTGATCACGCTCAATCGCCCCAAGGCGCTGAATGCCTTGAACGCTCGCCTGATCGACGAGCTGAACCACGCACTCGATGCGTTCGAAGCCGACAGCGCCATCGGCTGTATCGTCCTCACTGGCTCGGAGAAGGCGTTCGCAGCGGGCGCGGATATCAAGGAAATGGTTGACCTGACCTACCCGCAGATCTACCTCGACGACCTGTTTCGCGAGAGTGATCGGGTGGCGGCCAGGCGCAAGCCGATGGTGGCTGCTGTGGCCGGGTTTGCGCTGGGCGGCGGTTGCGAACTGGCATTGATGTGCGACTTCATCCTGGCTGCCGAAAACGCCCGGTTTGGCCAGCCGGAAATCAACCTGGGCGTGTTGCCGGGAATGGGCGGGACGCAGCGCCTGACCCGCGCAGTCGGCAAGGCCAAGGCCATGGAAATGTGCCTGACCGGGCGCCTGATCGACGCGCATGAAGCTGAGCGCGCCGGTCTGGTGGCCCGTGTTCTGCCGCTGGAACAGTTGTTGCCTGAGGCACTGGCAGTCGCGGCCGTGATTGCCGAAAAGTCCCTGCCTGTCGCGATGCTGGTCAAGGAGAGCGTCAACCGCGCTTTCGAAGTCAGCCTGGCCGAAGGTATCCGGTTCGAACGTCGCGTGTTTCATGCCACGTTTGCCAGTCACGACCAGAAAGAAGGCATGGCGGCCTTTATCGACAAGCGCAAGCCAGACTTCAAGGATTGTTGA